Proteins from one Mauremys reevesii isolate NIE-2019 unplaced genomic scaffold, ASM1616193v1 Contig2, whole genome shotgun sequence genomic window:
- the POLD4 gene encoding DNA polymerase delta subunit 4 isoform X2 produces MLDYVLLGAMGRKRLITDSFQVVKRQRRDPDTKEGSLQPEAVPVPAESPTDSSLHPAQLEMLKQFDLSWEYGPCTGITRLQRWERAESLGLSPPLMVRETLLEHEGDPSFMHCLWHDYPL; encoded by the exons ATGTTGGACTATGTCTTG CTAGGAGCCATGGGCAGGAAGCGGCTTATCACCGACTCCTTCCAGGTGGTGAAGAGGCAGCGGCGGGACCCTGACACCAAGGAGGGGAGCCTACAGCCAG AGGCGGTGCCGGTCCCAGCTGAATCCCCCACAGACAGCTCCCTGCATCCGGCCCAGCTGGAGATGCTTAAACAGTTCGACCTCAGCTGGGAGTATGGACCCTGCACTG GTATCACCCGGCTGCAGCGCTGGGAACGGGCCGAGTCCCTGGGGCTGAGCCCACCTCTCATGGTGCGGGAGACACTGCTGGAGCATGAGGGAGACCCCAGCTTCATGCACTG CCTCTGGCATGACTACCCACTCTGA
- the POLD4 gene encoding DNA polymerase delta subunit 4 isoform X1, protein MVCDPVEDAVRTQLGAMGRKRLITDSFQVVKRQRRDPDTKEGSLQPEAVPVPAESPTDSSLHPAQLEMLKQFDLSWEYGPCTGITRLQRWERAESLGLSPPLMVRETLLEHEGDPSFMHCLWHDYPL, encoded by the exons atggtgtgtgaCCCCGTGGAGGATGCTGTCCGGACCcag CTAGGAGCCATGGGCAGGAAGCGGCTTATCACCGACTCCTTCCAGGTGGTGAAGAGGCAGCGGCGGGACCCTGACACCAAGGAGGGGAGCCTACAGCCAG AGGCGGTGCCGGTCCCAGCTGAATCCCCCACAGACAGCTCCCTGCATCCGGCCCAGCTGGAGATGCTTAAACAGTTCGACCTCAGCTGGGAGTATGGACCCTGCACTG GTATCACCCGGCTGCAGCGCTGGGAACGGGCCGAGTCCCTGGGGCTGAGCCCACCTCTCATGGTGCGGGAGACACTGCTGGAGCATGAGGGAGACCCCAGCTTCATGCACTG CCTCTGGCATGACTACCCACTCTGA
- the POLD4 gene encoding DNA polymerase delta subunit 4 isoform X3: MGRKRLITDSFQVVKRQRRDPDTKEGSLQPEAVPVPAESPTDSSLHPAQLEMLKQFDLSWEYGPCTGITRLQRWERAESLGLSPPLMVRETLLEHEGDPSFMHCLWHDYPL; encoded by the exons ATGGGCAGGAAGCGGCTTATCACCGACTCCTTCCAGGTGGTGAAGAGGCAGCGGCGGGACCCTGACACCAAGGAGGGGAGCCTACAGCCAG AGGCGGTGCCGGTCCCAGCTGAATCCCCCACAGACAGCTCCCTGCATCCGGCCCAGCTGGAGATGCTTAAACAGTTCGACCTCAGCTGGGAGTATGGACCCTGCACTG GTATCACCCGGCTGCAGCGCTGGGAACGGGCCGAGTCCCTGGGGCTGAGCCCACCTCTCATGGTGCGGGAGACACTGCTGGAGCATGAGGGAGACCCCAGCTTCATGCACTG CCTCTGGCATGACTACCCACTCTGA